CTTTGCTCACTAAACGTTCGTTCTCATTTTTTAGATAAGCCACATCTTTTTGATAGGAATCATAATCACGAATGATGCTATCTAGATATTCGTCTACTTCAGCCACGTTATAGCCTCGCATCGATTTATTAAACTCTTTCTGTAAAATGTCTTTTGCGGTCAGGTTTTTTTCCGCCATTACAATCACCTCTATATGAATTATCTTAGTACTAAATTTTTTTATATTGTATATTATCGTCAATCTGTTTTAGCCACGTTTAATATATTACTATTTTACTGATATTATATCAAAAAAATCTTACTATCTTTAAACCTTTTTAATAAAAATACCTTAATAAATTATCGTATAAAACATTATCTATCTTAAGACCGTAAAAAGTCAAGTAAAGTTTATACTTGCTATCTGTTTAGATAAAGATTGAAAAAAAGATAGCTCTCGGTCATAATAAGATAAAAGTAGGTGAAAGGTCAATGGATAAAAATAATATTTTAGCTGTTTTAGAACAATTAATTATAGGTCAACACTTCCAATGTGAGTGGGGGATTGAATGGAATGAACAACAACATTATTTTGAATTGATTTTTCAATTCAGTCTACCTAATCCAAATGGGATAAGCTTTAAAGATGCATTTGGTAATAGCATCTCTTATACAACGATTCCGTACGAAACAAGTATTCTTTTTTATGATAAGGATCATTTAAATGTTGAACATAGTAATTATGTGAACAGTATTCCAATTAGTCATAATCAAGGGATTGCCTACGGGGAATTATTTGCTATCGTCAAATACTTAAAACATTTAACCAGTAGTGTGCGAGTGGAATGGTTAGACTATTTATTTGATTCGCCACATGATGCCTATTTTGAAATTTGTTGGAATGATCATGATTTTGCTCAAATAAAGAAAGGGCTAATTGAAGCCAACCGCTATAATAGTGCACCGGTATTTTTTCCAAAAAACGAAGCCAAAGGAGGCCTTTATTAATGGTCGAAACGTATTATTATATTACCATTACTAGTTCGATTGAAACGAGTGATCAAATTGATTTAGTCAGTCATGTCTTATTTGAAGCAGGTGCCTTAGGTACCCAAGTTAGTTACGCTCCAGATTATTTAGACAATCATCCTGATTTATTTGGTGAAATCCCACTAAAATTACCCCAATGGTATTTAGAACACGCCACTGAAGTAGAAGGCTATTTCGATACGATGCCCAATGTGTTTGAAATCAAACACCAACTACAAGAAATGTTCCCGACAGAAACATTCAATGTTGTTGAAGGGAAGCTTGATCACGAGAATTGGCACAAAAACTGGATGAAATACTATCAACCA
This window of the Fundicoccus culcitae genome carries:
- the gpsB gene encoding cell division regulator GpsB, translated to MAEKNLTAKDILQKEFNKSMRGYNVAEVDEYLDSIIRDYDSYQKDVAYLKNENERLVSKVDDLTKQLALTKKNVPASPGSGVTNFDILKRLSNLEKHVFGSKINNTDNTSNFTQSTK
- a CDS encoding DUF3013 family protein, whose translation is MDKNNILAVLEQLIIGQHFQCEWGIEWNEQQHYFELIFQFSLPNPNGISFKDAFGNSISYTTIPYETSILFYDKDHLNVEHSNYVNSIPISHNQGIAYGELFAIVKYLKHLTSSVRVEWLDYLFDSPHDAYFEICWNDHDFAQIKKGLIEANRYNSAPVFFPKNEAKGGLY